A genomic stretch from Candidatus Omnitrophota bacterium includes:
- the crcB gene encoding fluoride efflux transporter CrcB produces MLRLFFIALGGAAGTLLRYIASGIDYRFSNGVFPVSTLVVNLAGSLVIGFLWGIFERLAVAPTVRMFIFIGILGGFTTFSTFSLENFNLIRDGEFKIAVINILASNIIGIALVFAGFAAARFLMANLKGVA; encoded by the coding sequence ATGTTGAGGTTATTTTTTATCGCTTTAGGCGGAGCCGCGGGGACGCTTCTCAGGTATATCGCTTCCGGCATTGACTACAGATTTTCAAACGGAGTCTTTCCCGTAAGCACGCTCGTAGTAAATCTCGCGGGTTCTCTGGTGATCGGATTCTTATGGGGTATTTTTGAGCGGTTGGCAGTCGCGCCGACCGTAAGAATGTTCATATTTATCGGCATCCTCGGAGGGTTCACCACTTTTTCAACGTTCAGTTTGGAAAATTTTAATCTGATCCGGGATGGCGAATTCAAGATCGCCGTTATCAATATCCTGGCATCCAATATTATCGGCATAGCTTTGGTCTTTGCCGGTTTTGCGGCGGCCAGGTTCCTGATGGCTAATCTGAAGGGGGTGGCGTAA
- a CDS encoding DUF190 domain-containing protein — protein MKLPEEGMLLRIFVGETDQYKGKALYEQIVLKARELNLAGATVIRGIMGFGADSRMHTAKLLRLSEDLPIVVELVDTEENLNKLIPFLDEAVTEGLVTLEKVRVIKYRHSQGK, from the coding sequence ATGAAACTGCCTGAAGAAGGGATGTTATTGCGTATCTTTGTCGGAGAGACGGATCAATACAAGGGCAAAGCGCTCTATGAGCAGATCGTCCTTAAGGCGAGGGAACTTAATCTGGCAGGCGCTACGGTGATCCGTGGAATTATGGGTTTTGGCGCGGACAGCCGCATGCATACGGCAAAGCTATTACGCCTCTCTGAAGATCTGCCGATAGTCGTTGAACTGGTAGATACCGAAGAAAACCTTAATAAACTTATCCCTTTCCTTGATGAAGCGGTAACGGAGGGGCTGGTTACGTTGGAGAAAGTAAGAGTAATAAAATACAGACACAGCCAGGGTAAATGA
- the arsB gene encoding ACR3 family arsenite efflux transporter: MEHIIHEERRLSFFEKYLTLWVAGCIGAGILLGRLFPALAVRLDSFSVYQVSIPIAVCLFFMMYPIMVKIDFAEVVKAGKAPKPVILTLFVNWCIKPFTMLAIATLFLGGIFKGWLPGLEIIKDGSRVELYRSYISGCILLGIAPCTAMVLIWGHLSRGNGGHTLVMVAINSLTMLFLYAPLGGWLLGVNKMPIPWQTIVLSVVIYVGLPLLLGYYSRKWIIAKKGFKWFEERFIHYLTEVSIAALLVTLILLFSFKGDLIISQPQVIFLIAVPLLIQTCLIFAITYLLAKWLKLGYRDAAPSALIGASNHFEVAIATSTVLFGLSSGASLATVVGVLIEVPVMLLLVRVCLRTREWFATGC, encoded by the coding sequence ATGGAGCACATCATCCATGAAGAGCGCCGTTTAAGTTTTTTTGAGAAATATCTTACCTTGTGGGTTGCCGGATGTATCGGCGCGGGCATCCTGCTGGGAAGGTTGTTCCCGGCTTTGGCAGTGCGGCTGGACAGTTTTTCTGTTTACCAGGTATCCATCCCTATAGCGGTATGCCTGTTTTTTATGATGTACCCGATCATGGTAAAGATAGATTTTGCCGAGGTTGTCAAGGCAGGCAAGGCGCCGAAGCCGGTTATATTGACATTGTTTGTCAATTGGTGCATCAAGCCGTTTACCATGCTTGCCATCGCCACGCTGTTTTTAGGCGGGATCTTCAAGGGCTGGCTTCCCGGGTTGGAAATTATCAAAGACGGCTCGCGAGTTGAACTTTACCGTTCGTATATCTCCGGCTGCATACTGCTGGGCATCGCCCCCTGCACCGCGATGGTGCTTATTTGGGGCCATCTATCCAGAGGCAACGGCGGCCACACGCTGGTTATGGTGGCGATCAATTCGCTGACCATGCTTTTCCTCTATGCCCCGCTGGGCGGCTGGCTTTTAGGGGTGAATAAGATGCCCATACCCTGGCAGACAATAGTGTTATCGGTAGTAATTTATGTGGGCCTGCCCCTGCTTTTAGGGTATTATTCGCGCAAATGGATTATTGCCAAAAAGGGATTTAAATGGTTTGAGGAAAGATTTATACATTATTTGACAGAGGTATCCATAGCAGCGCTGCTGGTTACGCTGATACTTTTATTCTCATTTAAGGGTGATTTGATTATCAGCCAGCCGCAGGTTATTTTTCTTATCGCCGTGCCGCTCCTCATACAGACCTGCCTGATATTCGCGATCACATATCTGCTGGCGAAATGGCTGAAGTTGGGATATCGGGACGCTGCCCCGTCCGCGCTTATCGGCGCCAGCAATCATTTTGAAGTGGCTATAGCCACGTCTACGGTATTATTCGGCTTGTCGTCCGGGGCGTCCCTGGCAACCGTAGTCGGCGTGCTTATAGAAGTGCCTGTCATGTTGTTGCTGGTCAGGGTCTGCCTTAGAACAAGGGAGTGGTTTGCCACAGGTTGTTAA